One Streptomyces sp. RPA4-2 genomic window carries:
- a CDS encoding cytochrome P450 produces MNTDSTVPVPPPGCPAHATGEPVPLYGSEFAADPQAYYEYMRHYGPTAPVELAPGVEATLVTDYSAALQLLQNASSFRKDSRRWRDFNDGVISPDSPVLPLLVYRPNCMFSDGAEHMRLRQAVTDSFARVDSHWLSESTERVSNYLIAQFGTRGSADLLNDYAKLLPLFVFNELFGCPAEIGDRVLFGISGIFDGVNAEKANEVLSQAVGELVALKRSRPGDDVTSWLMQHQAALTNEEMAHQLVLLLGAGAEPLRNLISNTLHLLLTDDRYAAGGLIEEAIDTTLWKNPPMANYAPHYPAADMEFAGQKLAAGDLVLVSFAAANTDPALAASRHASSNRSHLAWSAGPHACPAKDPARLITVAAIENLFNRLPDVELAVPEDSLTWRPGPFNRALAALPARFHPVRAVRQQPDAQQQPGAAARSEQGGAPGRQDRGGLWSSFLSWWKA; encoded by the coding sequence ATGAACACTGATTCCACCGTTCCCGTGCCCCCGCCCGGGTGCCCGGCTCACGCCACGGGTGAGCCGGTGCCGCTGTACGGCTCGGAGTTCGCGGCCGATCCGCAGGCCTATTACGAGTACATGCGTCACTACGGGCCGACCGCACCGGTCGAACTCGCCCCGGGTGTCGAGGCGACCCTGGTCACGGATTACTCGGCGGCGCTCCAACTGCTCCAGAACGCGAGTTCCTTCCGAAAGGACTCGCGCCGCTGGCGGGACTTCAACGACGGCGTGATCAGTCCGGACAGCCCGGTGCTTCCGCTTCTCGTGTACCGGCCCAACTGCATGTTCAGTGACGGCGCCGAACACATGCGGCTGCGGCAGGCCGTCACGGACAGTTTCGCGCGTGTCGACTCGCACTGGCTGAGCGAGAGCACCGAGCGGGTCTCGAACTACCTCATCGCACAGTTCGGTACGCGTGGCTCGGCCGATCTGCTCAACGACTACGCCAAGCTGCTGCCGCTCTTCGTCTTCAACGAACTCTTCGGCTGCCCCGCCGAGATCGGTGACCGCGTTCTCTTCGGTATATCCGGCATCTTCGACGGCGTGAACGCCGAGAAGGCGAACGAGGTGCTGTCCCAGGCGGTGGGCGAGCTGGTGGCCCTCAAGCGATCGCGCCCCGGCGACGACGTCACCTCCTGGCTGATGCAGCATCAGGCGGCCCTGACCAACGAGGAGATGGCACATCAGCTCGTCCTCCTCCTGGGAGCGGGCGCCGAACCACTGCGCAACCTCATCTCGAACACCCTGCACCTGCTGCTCACCGACGACCGTTACGCGGCGGGCGGGCTGATCGAGGAGGCGATCGACACCACGCTGTGGAAGAACCCGCCCATGGCCAACTACGCGCCGCACTACCCGGCGGCCGACATGGAGTTCGCCGGACAGAAGCTGGCGGCCGGCGATCTGGTCCTGGTCAGTTTCGCGGCGGCCAACACCGACCCGGCGCTCGCGGCGTCCCGCCACGCCTCCAGCAACCGGTCCCACCTGGCGTGGAGCGCCGGACCGCACGCCTGCCCGGCGAAGGACCCCGCCCGGCTCATCACCGTGGCGGCCATCGAGAACCTCTTCAACCGGCTGCCCGACGTCGAGCTGGCGGTCCCCGAGGACAGTCTGACCTGGCGACCCGGCCCCTTCAACCGGGCCCTGGCCGCGCTCCCGGCCCGCTTCCACCCGGTGCGGGCCGTACGGCAGCAGCCGGACGCGCAGCAACAGCCGGGGGCCGCGGCGCGGAGCGAGCAGGGCGGCGCACCGGGCCGGCAGGACCGCGGCGGCCTGTGGAGTTCGTTCCTCTCCTGGTGGAAGGCGTGA
- a CDS encoding roadblock/LC7 domain-containing protein: protein MNNDLSWMLDGVLEIPGALHAVLVSADGLLMASSKGVDRDTADTVAAAMSGVQSLSRSIGFFCDGTDLKWRQTLVEFDGGWVFLISAGDGAYLAVSASTDIDMADITFRMQQLVGQLGKALTTPPRENIGARP, encoded by the coding sequence GTGAACAACGATCTGTCATGGATGCTTGACGGCGTCCTGGAGATTCCTGGCGCTCTGCACGCGGTCCTGGTCTCCGCCGACGGGCTCCTGATGGCCTCCTCCAAGGGGGTCGACAGGGACACCGCGGACACCGTCGCCGCCGCGATGAGCGGCGTGCAGTCGTTGAGCCGCTCGATCGGGTTCTTCTGCGACGGGACCGACCTGAAGTGGCGCCAGACGCTGGTCGAGTTCGACGGCGGCTGGGTCTTCCTGATCTCCGCCGGTGACGGCGCCTACCTCGCGGTCTCGGCCTCCACCGACATCGACATGGCGGACATCACCTTCCGTATGCAGCAGTTGGTCGGACAGCTGGGCAAGGCGCTGACGACCCCGCCGCGCGAGAACATCGGCGCACGCCCGTGA
- a CDS encoding NUDIX hydrolase family protein — protein sequence MSDMTETTPGWLTPDELEMARARMPILYVEAVPVRVDDNGEVTSIGLLLRIGPDGTVSRTLVSGRVLHHERVRDALLRNLEKDLGPVALPRIPTSLQPFTVAEYFPTQGITPFHDPRQHAVSLAYIVPVTGDCRPRQDALDLVWFSPEEASTSVVLNEMPGGHGALLKQALAHVGRLS from the coding sequence ATGTCTGACATGACCGAGACCACGCCCGGCTGGCTGACCCCCGACGAGCTCGAGATGGCGCGGGCCCGTATGCCGATCCTGTACGTCGAGGCCGTGCCGGTGCGCGTCGACGACAACGGCGAAGTCACCAGCATCGGACTGCTGCTGCGCATAGGGCCGGACGGAACCGTCAGCCGCACCCTCGTCTCCGGCCGCGTGCTGCACCACGAGCGGGTCCGCGACGCCCTGCTGCGGAATCTGGAGAAGGACCTCGGGCCGGTGGCGCTGCCCCGCATCCCCACCTCCCTGCAGCCCTTCACCGTCGCCGAGTACTTCCCGACGCAGGGCATCACGCCCTTCCACGACCCACGCCAGCACGCGGTGTCACTCGCCTACATCGTCCCGGTCACCGGCGACTGCCGTCCCCGGCAGGACGCCCTCGACCTGGTCTGGTTCAGCCCGGAGGAGGCGTCGACGTCCGTGGTCCTCAACGAGATGCCGGGCGGTCACGGCGCCCTCCTCAAGCAGGCCCTCGCCCACGTGGGCCGCCTGTCCTGA
- a CDS encoding tryptophanase, translated as MATQPLGTFVSDQLLRLCQAVGLHRSDAEVYARVLTDCLGTGAERPLDQPPPHPSFLSDDHTPVEYSLALVPDAPPTLRVLLEPGYASGTLAQQGRTGLRVVRALARRWGFSTERLDGVEDLFFPPDPQGPLALWIALELLPGGVPKVKIYLNPAASGPDRAAETLREALDRLGHRQAFDALPPADGYPFLALDLGDWETPRVKVYVTHRDASAADAGSLSRSEPGPGRETVEEFFRVAAGLEGADRYSGVGEAVRLAGRPVLSCHSFTETATGLPSGFTLHVPVRDYVRHDGEAHARATAVLRRHGMDPTVLDRSLATVSSRPLHDGVGLIAYLALVHERNRPPRVTAYISSEAYAVRPPLPARPRHQPFSSPRAARTEPRETLHSVGHGKAGAEIRMEPYRIKVVEPIPLTTPQQRKAAIERVHYNLFDLRADEVTIDLLSDSGTGALSSAQLAVGMAGDESYAGSRSFYRFRETVSELTGYTHILPAHQGRAAERILFSNLLEPGDTVLSNTHFDTTRANVELNGCVARDLPCPEARNLDSREPFKGNIDLGALEQALGESTGSRVAAVVMTITNNGGGGQPVSMENLRRASELCRRHSVPLILDAARFAENAWLVTRHEEAYRNHTPRQVAEEAFRLADGCVMSAKKDGIVHIGGFIGLNDPELAQKCELLLIATEGFPTYGGLAGRDLDMMAQGLQEVTEPAYLAERAESADHLAQRVRAAGVDILEPPGLHALYLNAGRLLPHIPPHQYPGHALACRLYLEGGIRSAELGSLYLGEEDEDGNPVKSPPYELVRLALPRRVYTRSHYDHVGRTLERIAKTAESVRGYRIVEQSPILRHFRAKLQPVTG; from the coding sequence GTGGCAACCCAGCCACTGGGCACCTTCGTGTCGGACCAGTTACTACGGCTGTGCCAGGCCGTGGGGCTGCACCGGTCCGACGCCGAGGTCTACGCGCGTGTCCTGACGGACTGTCTGGGCACCGGAGCGGAACGGCCGTTGGACCAGCCGCCGCCCCACCCGAGCTTCCTGTCCGACGACCACACGCCGGTCGAGTACTCCCTCGCCCTCGTCCCCGACGCGCCCCCGACCCTGCGGGTGCTGCTGGAACCGGGGTACGCGTCCGGGACCCTGGCACAACAGGGCCGTACCGGACTGCGTGTCGTCCGCGCCCTGGCGAGGCGTTGGGGCTTCTCCACGGAGCGGCTCGACGGTGTGGAGGACCTGTTCTTCCCTCCGGACCCCCAGGGCCCCCTGGCGCTGTGGATCGCTCTGGAACTGCTTCCCGGCGGGGTGCCCAAGGTCAAGATCTATCTGAACCCCGCGGCGTCCGGGCCGGACCGGGCCGCCGAGACCCTGCGCGAGGCGCTGGACAGACTCGGCCACCGGCAGGCGTTCGACGCACTGCCCCCGGCGGACGGCTATCCCTTCCTCGCCCTCGACCTCGGTGACTGGGAGACACCTCGGGTGAAGGTCTACGTCACCCATCGCGACGCGTCGGCCGCCGACGCCGGCTCGCTGTCCCGCAGTGAGCCCGGCCCGGGACGGGAGACCGTCGAGGAGTTCTTCCGGGTCGCGGCGGGCCTGGAGGGAGCGGACCGGTACTCCGGCGTGGGGGAGGCCGTCCGGCTGGCGGGACGGCCCGTGCTCTCCTGCCACTCCTTCACGGAGACGGCGACCGGTCTGCCGAGCGGCTTCACCCTCCACGTGCCCGTACGGGACTACGTCCGGCACGACGGGGAGGCGCACGCCCGTGCCACGGCCGTGCTGCGCCGCCACGGAATGGACCCCACCGTGCTCGACCGGTCGCTGGCCACCGTCAGCTCGCGACCGCTGCACGACGGAGTCGGTCTCATCGCGTACCTGGCGCTGGTCCACGAACGGAACCGGCCGCCACGTGTTACCGCGTACATCTCCTCGGAGGCGTACGCGGTGCGGCCGCCGCTGCCCGCCAGGCCGCGTCACCAGCCGTTCTCTTCCCCCCGCGCGGCGCGTACCGAGCCGCGCGAAACCCTCCACTCAGTAGGACACGGAAAGGCAGGAGCAGAAATCAGGATGGAGCCGTACCGGATCAAAGTCGTCGAACCCATTCCGCTCACGACGCCCCAGCAGCGCAAGGCGGCCATCGAACGGGTGCACTACAACCTCTTCGACCTGCGTGCCGACGAGGTGACCATCGACCTGCTGAGCGACTCGGGCACGGGCGCCCTGTCGTCGGCGCAGCTCGCCGTGGGCATGGCCGGTGACGAGTCCTACGCGGGCTCGCGCTCCTTCTACCGTTTCCGGGAGACGGTGTCGGAACTGACCGGCTACACCCACATATTGCCGGCCCACCAGGGGCGTGCGGCGGAACGCATCCTCTTCTCCAACCTTCTCGAACCCGGCGACACCGTCCTGTCCAACACGCACTTCGACACCACCCGCGCCAACGTGGAGCTCAACGGCTGCGTGGCCCGCGACCTGCCGTGCCCCGAGGCCCGCAACCTGGACAGCCGGGAGCCGTTCAAGGGGAACATCGACCTGGGGGCGCTGGAGCAGGCGCTGGGCGAATCGACCGGCTCGCGCGTCGCCGCGGTGGTCATGACGATCACCAACAACGGTGGTGGCGGTCAGCCCGTCTCCATGGAGAACCTGCGGCGGGCGTCGGAACTGTGCCGCCGCCATTCCGTCCCGCTGATCCTGGACGCGGCCCGGTTCGCCGAGAACGCCTGGCTGGTCACCCGGCACGAGGAGGCGTATCGCAACCACACCCCCCGGCAGGTCGCGGAGGAAGCGTTTCGTCTGGCCGACGGCTGTGTGATGAGCGCCAAGAAGGACGGCATCGTCCACATCGGTGGCTTCATCGGGCTGAACGACCCGGAGCTCGCCCAGAAGTGCGAACTCCTCCTGATCGCCACCGAGGGGTTCCCCACCTACGGCGGCCTCGCCGGGCGTGACCTCGACATGATGGCCCAGGGCCTGCAGGAGGTGACCGAGCCCGCCTATCTCGCGGAGCGGGCGGAGAGCGCCGACCATCTCGCCCAACGCGTCCGTGCCGCGGGCGTCGACATCCTGGAACCGCCCGGCCTGCACGCCCTGTACCTCAACGCGGGGCGGCTGCTGCCCCACATACCGCCTCACCAGTACCCCGGCCACGCCCTGGCCTGCCGGCTCTATCTGGAGGGCGGCATCCGCTCGGCCGAACTCGGCTCGCTCTACCTCGGCGAGGAGGACGAGGACGGGAACCCGGTCAAGAGCCCGCCGTACGAACTGGTCAGGCTGGCGCTGCCGCGTCGTGTGTACACCCGCAGCCACTACGACCACGTCGGCAGGACCCTGGAACGGATCGCCAAGACCGCGGAGTCCGTGCGCGGTTACCGGATCGTGGAGCAGTCCCCGATCCTGCGGCACTTCCGCGCCAAGCTCCAGCCGGTGACCGGCTAG
- a CDS encoding DUF742 domain-containing protein, which translates to MTDSDQQEPEAAELVRPYVITNGRDLPEGDQFSLITLVTAAADHPQRRTRLSPEEQSLLEMCSGGYLSVAEIAGHMHLPMGVVKILLNALAEGGYLITRAPVARARLVDEQILQEVLDGLRARFG; encoded by the coding sequence GTGACCGACTCCGACCAGCAGGAGCCCGAGGCCGCGGAGTTAGTCCGGCCGTATGTCATCACCAACGGCCGGGATCTCCCCGAGGGCGACCAGTTCTCGCTGATCACACTGGTCACGGCCGCCGCCGACCACCCCCAGCGGCGGACCCGGCTCTCTCCCGAGGAACAGAGCCTGTTGGAGATGTGCTCCGGCGGCTACCTCTCGGTCGCCGAGATCGCCGGACACATGCACCTGCCCATGGGCGTGGTGAAGATCCTCCTCAACGCCCTGGCCGAGGGCGGATACCTCATCACGCGTGCGCCGGTGGCGCGCGCCCGCCTGGTCGACGAGCAGATACTTCAGGAGGTGCTGGATGGTCTCCGGGCCCGTTTTGGATGA
- a CDS encoding transketolase, whose amino-acid sequence MTITTERDHGYPDLPRLMGLMTGDEKHGPAATSTLDALWVLYDRVLRVTPERPDDPERDRFLLSKGHGPMAYYAVLAAKGFLPVGWLPGFGSYDSPLGHHPDRVLVPGAEIGSGSLGHGLPIAVGTALGLRAQGLDEPRVWVLTGDAELDEGSNHEAIAYAGPAGLDRLHTVVIDNSSASHARPGGIAARFEAAGWSALTVDGRDHEALYAAFTAPHPGRPHVVVARVEPKLA is encoded by the coding sequence ATGACGATCACGACGGAACGCGACCACGGCTACCCGGACCTGCCCCGGCTGATGGGGCTGATGACCGGCGACGAGAAGCACGGACCGGCGGCTACCTCCACACTCGACGCGTTGTGGGTGCTCTACGACCGGGTGCTGCGGGTCACGCCCGAGCGGCCGGACGATCCGGAGCGGGACCGGTTCCTGCTCTCCAAGGGGCACGGGCCGATGGCGTACTACGCGGTGCTGGCGGCCAAGGGATTCCTGCCCGTCGGGTGGCTGCCGGGTTTCGGCTCGTACGACTCGCCGCTCGGGCACCACCCGGACCGGGTGCTGGTCCCGGGCGCCGAGATCGGCAGCGGCTCGCTCGGGCACGGGCTGCCGATCGCCGTCGGCACCGCGCTGGGCCTGCGCGCGCAGGGGCTGGACGAGCCGCGTGTCTGGGTACTGACCGGCGACGCGGAGCTGGACGAGGGCAGCAATCACGAGGCGATCGCGTACGCCGGTCCTGCCGGGCTCGACCGGCTGCACACCGTCGTGATCGACAACTCCTCGGCCAGTCATGCCCGGCCCGGTGGCATCGCCGCCCGGTTCGAGGCGGCGGGCTGGTCCGCCCTGACCGTCGACGGCCGCGACCACGAGGCGCTGTACGCCGCCTTCACCGCGCCCCATCCGGGTCGGCCGCACGTCGTCGTCGCCCGGGTCGAACCGAAGCTCGCCTGA
- a CDS encoding sensor histidine kinase KdpD: MTQYIQDPALWALIAGTPLAAAAIIRGQRAARSLKQENQGLRDHYAELENQYSASVKKAQEHAEEATRTALKSAMRTLQGLAAEQQLAISKLQTKYGESLILQDLLEIDHMNSQFGRRAQSIAVLCEGWLGRQREIASVYDVVRSAQGRIRHFQRVEILSQVDFAVTSRAVEPVALALAELLDNATSYSAPESTVEINVRAVPKGICIVVDDAGVGMNEEEKTRAAKLLSSERASGVSGLGNPPQFGFAVIGVLCERYGFTVSVDSTSPYGGVRAVVLLPDELLTSMPEPKERAQTVSTVPSLNPSDPDPVVAATTTADGLPKRRRRRAMAIVPQSSDTASAPARSEEETASIMGAFQRGTQTGRAAHPDPADRTSNAHEASSEGHEVS; this comes from the coding sequence ATGACGCAATATATACAGGACCCGGCTCTCTGGGCTCTTATCGCTGGGACTCCGCTTGCAGCTGCCGCCATTATTCGTGGACAGCGGGCGGCGCGTAGTTTAAAGCAGGAGAATCAAGGGCTCAGGGATCATTACGCTGAGCTCGAGAATCAATATTCCGCCTCGGTGAAAAAGGCTCAGGAGCACGCCGAAGAAGCAACGAGAACGGCGCTCAAGTCGGCGATGCGAACCCTTCAGGGGCTCGCCGCCGAACAGCAGCTCGCTATTTCGAAACTGCAGACGAAGTACGGCGAGTCGCTCATACTCCAGGATCTCCTGGAAATCGACCACATGAACTCGCAGTTCGGCCGGCGTGCTCAGTCCATCGCGGTTCTCTGCGAAGGCTGGCTTGGCCGTCAGCGCGAGATCGCCTCCGTCTATGACGTGGTCCGCAGCGCGCAGGGCAGAATCCGGCACTTCCAGCGGGTCGAGATTCTGTCGCAGGTCGATTTCGCGGTCACGAGCCGGGCCGTCGAGCCGGTGGCACTGGCTCTCGCCGAACTGCTCGACAACGCCACCAGTTATTCCGCGCCGGAATCCACGGTCGAGATCAACGTCCGCGCCGTACCCAAGGGAATCTGCATCGTCGTCGACGACGCCGGTGTGGGCATGAACGAGGAGGAGAAGACCAGGGCGGCGAAACTCCTGTCGAGTGAGCGGGCCTCGGGCGTCTCCGGGCTCGGCAATCCTCCGCAGTTCGGCTTCGCGGTGATCGGTGTGCTCTGCGAGCGCTACGGCTTCACGGTGTCCGTCGACTCCACCTCCCCCTACGGGGGTGTGCGGGCCGTGGTCCTGCTGCCGGACGAGCTGCTCACCAGCATGCCGGAACCAAAGGAGCGGGCGCAGACCGTGAGCACTGTTCCCTCGCTGAACCCGAGCGATCCCGACCCCGTCGTGGCCGCGACCACGACCGCCGACGGACTGCCCAAGCGCCGCCGCAGGCGGGCCATGGCCATCGTGCCGCAGAGTTCCGACACCGCGAGCGCGCCGGCCCGCTCCGAGGAGGAGACCGCCTCGATCATGGGCGCCTTCCAGCGCGGCACCCAGACCGGTCGAGCCGCGCACCCGGACCCCGCGGACCGGACGAGCAACGCACATGAGGCAAGCAGCGAAGGGCATGAGGTTTCGTGA
- a CDS encoding N-acetylglucosamine kinase: MSNELNQDLVVGLDAGGTRTRAVLAFAATGRTVGEAVAGPGNALTVPLPRLTDHLAEAIGRSVPERVRGGVVAVVGGFAGSAGFAEFAGGDPGRLNALAALTEALRRLGIAPRTVGVSSDVEAAFASAPGTPADGLALVAGTGAVATRVAGHRCAATVDGDGWLLGDEGSGFWIGRGAVRAALRMADGRGGPTTLARTVGLALGLPAGLLEGAGGTGEARGTGKAGEARGTEEAGEARGTEEARGTEEARGTEGAESAGRAEGAAAGWSAARREAYRMRLLPTVMAQPPITLARLAPLVAEAARDKDPVAEAILREAVDHLTAAVRALDPRPGERIVVTGGLLGPDGPLTAPLTGRLEDLGLTVDQVADGCRGAVALARLGHGDPTRAAGAV; the protein is encoded by the coding sequence ATGAGTAATGAATTGAACCAGGATCTCGTGGTCGGCCTGGACGCCGGAGGCACTCGCACCCGCGCCGTTCTGGCGTTCGCCGCGACCGGACGCACCGTGGGCGAGGCCGTGGCGGGACCGGGCAACGCCCTGACGGTTCCGCTGCCGCGGCTCACCGATCACCTCGCCGAGGCCATCGGCCGGTCGGTGCCGGAGCGGGTCCGCGGCGGTGTCGTGGCCGTGGTCGGCGGATTCGCCGGTTCCGCGGGCTTCGCGGAATTCGCGGGCGGGGACCCGGGGCGGCTGAACGCCCTCGCGGCGCTGACCGAGGCGCTGCGGCGGCTGGGCATCGCGCCGCGGACGGTCGGTGTGAGCAGCGACGTCGAGGCGGCCTTCGCCTCTGCTCCCGGAACTCCCGCCGACGGGCTGGCCCTGGTCGCCGGCACCGGAGCGGTCGCGACCCGCGTCGCCGGACACCGCTGCGCGGCCACCGTGGACGGCGACGGCTGGCTGCTCGGTGACGAGGGCAGCGGGTTCTGGATCGGGCGCGGCGCGGTACGCGCGGCCCTGCGCATGGCGGACGGGCGCGGCGGCCCCACGACGCTGGCCCGGACGGTCGGTTTGGCCCTGGGACTGCCCGCCGGTCTTCTGGAGGGGGCTGGAGGAACCGGAGAGGCCAGAGGGACCGGAAAGGCCGGAGAGGCCAGAGGGACCGAGGAGGCCGGAGAGGCCAGAGGGACCGAAGAGGCCAGAGGGACCGAAGAGGCCAGAGGAACGGAAGGGGCCGAGAGCGCCGGGCGTGCCGAGGGTGCCGCCGCGGGATGGTCCGCGGCGCGGCGCGAGGCCTACCGCATGCGGCTGCTGCCCACCGTGATGGCGCAGCCACCGATCACACTCGCCCGGCTCGCTCCGCTGGTGGCCGAGGCGGCCCGCGACAAGGACCCGGTCGCGGAGGCGATCCTGCGCGAGGCGGTGGACCATCTGACGGCCGCGGTGCGCGCGTTGGACCCCCGGCCGGGTGAACGGATCGTCGTCACGGGCGGGTTGCTCGGCCCGGACGGTCCGCTGACCGCACCACTGACCGGGCGGCTGGAGGATCTGGGGCTGACGGTCGACCAGGTGGCGGACGGCTGCCGGGGAGCCGTGGCCCTGGCCCGGCTCGGCCACGGTGACCCGACGCGCGCCGCCGGGGCCGTGTGA
- a CDS encoding MurR/RpiR family transcriptional regulator, translating into MPPTDVTALIRTELPRLTGSLRKVGELILEDPAAATHCSAAELGRRTGTSQATVTRFCRAVGLDSYQHLLIALAQERGRGEVSDWGTAEIGSDISPDDDLERVVAVVGSADLRAVQQTIDRIDLDALERAAQAVARARRIDVYGVGGSGAVALETEVRLFRIGCAVRGWNEVHAAATSAALLTPADVAIGISHSGSTRETIEPFELAKERGATTVAITADPRSPLARAADVRLISASSETSFRTGSIGARHSVLVLIDCLYVRVAQLSYTRASASLTLTGHIAGQHAVTSRRAR; encoded by the coding sequence ATGCCCCCGACGGATGTCACCGCACTGATCCGCACCGAACTGCCGCGGCTGACCGGCTCCTTGCGGAAGGTCGGCGAGCTGATCCTCGAGGACCCGGCCGCCGCCACCCACTGCTCCGCCGCCGAACTGGGCCGCCGTACCGGCACCTCACAGGCGACCGTCACCCGGTTCTGCCGGGCCGTCGGTCTCGATTCCTACCAGCACCTGCTGATCGCGCTGGCCCAGGAGCGCGGCCGCGGCGAGGTCTCGGACTGGGGCACCGCCGAGATCGGCTCCGACATCTCCCCCGACGACGACCTCGAACGGGTGGTCGCCGTGGTCGGCAGCGCGGACCTGCGCGCGGTCCAGCAGACCATCGACCGGATCGACCTCGACGCGCTGGAGCGCGCGGCCCAGGCCGTGGCGCGCGCCCGCCGCATCGACGTGTACGGCGTCGGCGGCAGCGGCGCGGTGGCCCTGGAGACCGAGGTCCGCCTCTTCCGCATCGGCTGCGCGGTGCGCGGCTGGAACGAGGTGCACGCCGCGGCCACCTCCGCGGCCCTGCTCACCCCGGCCGACGTCGCCATCGGCATCTCCCACTCCGGGTCGACCCGCGAGACCATCGAGCCCTTCGAACTCGCCAAGGAGCGCGGCGCCACCACCGTGGCGATCACCGCGGACCCGCGCTCGCCGCTCGCCCGCGCCGCGGACGTCCGGCTGATCTCCGCCTCGTCCGAGACCAGCTTCCGCACCGGCAGCATCGGTGCCCGTCACTCCGTCCTGGTCCTCATCGACTGCCTGTACGTACGGGTCGCGCAACTGTCGTACACACGGGCCAGCGCCTCACTGACGTTGACCGGCCACATCGCGGGACAGCACGCGGTCACGTCCCGCCGCGCCCGCTGA
- a CDS encoding transketolase family protein, which produces MDTMRDRFAPVVSRLLDEDPRVAVVLAEIGTDGFAAARIRHPERVINVGIREQLLVGAGAGLALTGLRPVLHTFASFLVERPFEQVKLDLGHQDVGAVLVSAAASFDWPAGGFTHMAPGDVALLDTLDGWTVHVPGHPDEAETLLRHAVAAGDDKVYVRLSTQSNAQGRPVDGVRLHTVREGRGGVVVAVGPMLDAVLAATEGLDVTVLYATTVRPFDGAALRRATEAAGTDVVLVEPCLAGTSAATAGDALAGVPHRVLGLGVGRRELRKYGTVDEHLAAHGLDAGSLRERIGGFLSAPGDA; this is translated from the coding sequence ATGGACACCATGCGTGACCGTTTCGCCCCCGTCGTCTCCCGGCTGCTCGACGAGGACCCCCGCGTCGCGGTCGTCCTGGCCGAGATCGGCACGGACGGCTTCGCCGCGGCCCGGATCAGGCATCCGGAGCGGGTGATCAACGTCGGGATCCGCGAACAGCTCCTCGTCGGAGCGGGCGCGGGCCTGGCGCTCACCGGGCTGCGGCCCGTCCTGCACACCTTCGCCAGTTTCCTCGTCGAGCGTCCCTTCGAGCAGGTGAAGCTCGACCTCGGTCATCAGGACGTGGGTGCGGTGCTGGTGAGCGCCGCCGCGTCCTTCGACTGGCCCGCAGGGGGCTTCACCCACATGGCACCCGGCGACGTGGCGCTGCTCGACACCCTGGACGGCTGGACCGTGCATGTCCCGGGGCACCCCGACGAGGCCGAGACCCTGCTGCGGCACGCGGTCGCCGCCGGCGACGACAAGGTGTACGTACGGCTGTCGACACAGTCCAACGCGCAGGGCCGCCCGGTCGACGGGGTACGGCTGCACACGGTCCGCGAGGGGCGCGGCGGCGTGGTCGTCGCCGTCGGGCCGATGCTCGACGCGGTGCTCGCGGCGACGGAAGGGCTCGATGTCACCGTGCTGTACGCCACCACCGTCCGGCCGTTCGACGGGGCGGCGCTGCGGCGCGCCACGGAGGCGGCGGGCACCGACGTCGTGCTAGTCGAGCCCTGTCTGGCGGGCACGTCCGCGGCCACCGCGGGCGACGCGCTCGCCGGCGTACCCCACCGCGTGCTCGGCCTCGGCGTCGGCCGCCGCGAGCTGCGCAAGTACGGAACCGTCGACGAGCACCTGGCCGCGCACGGGCTGGACGCGGGGTCCCTCCGGGAGCGGATCGGCGGTTTCCTGAGCGCCCCGGGCGACGCGTGA
- a CDS encoding ATP/GTP-binding protein has translation MVSGPVLDEKAYVRGGAAQTAVKILIVGHFAVGKTTFVGTMSEIPPLSTEETMTQAGEEIDDLKGVRGKTTTTVAMDFGRLTISDHVVLYLFGTPGQQRFVQMWEDMARGALGALVLVDPERLADSFAVIDLIEQYGLAYAIAVNRFDGTPIREERALREALDLLPDTPVVTCDARDEKSSASALITLVHYLQDRAR, from the coding sequence ATGGTCTCCGGGCCCGTTTTGGATGAGAAGGCGTACGTCCGCGGCGGAGCGGCGCAGACCGCCGTGAAGATCCTGATCGTCGGGCACTTCGCGGTCGGCAAGACCACCTTCGTCGGGACGATGTCCGAGATTCCTCCGCTGTCCACGGAGGAGACGATGACGCAGGCCGGCGAGGAGATCGACGACCTCAAGGGCGTCCGCGGCAAGACCACCACCACGGTCGCCATGGACTTCGGGCGCCTGACGATCAGCGATCACGTCGTGCTGTACCTGTTCGGTACGCCGGGACAGCAGCGGTTCGTGCAGATGTGGGAGGACATGGCGCGCGGCGCGCTGGGCGCGCTGGTGCTGGTCGACCCCGAGCGGCTGGCGGACTCCTTCGCCGTCATCGACCTGATCGAGCAGTACGGACTGGCCTACGCCATCGCCGTCAACCGCTTCGACGGTACGCCGATTCGCGAGGAGCGCGCCCTGCGCGAGGCACTGGATCTGCTGCCCGACACCCCGGTCGTCACCTGTGACGCGCGTGACGAGAAATCATCAGCCAGCGCTCTGATCACCCTCGTTCACTATCTGCAGGACCGTGCCCGCTAG